The Puntigrus tetrazona isolate hp1 chromosome 3, ASM1883169v1, whole genome shotgun sequence nucleotide sequence aaaaacgattgagaattcttaaaaaaaaaaagaaaaaaaaacttgttaatCCGTTTGCAAATGaactatttatattatacatttgaaGGAAgcggatcaaaacctttcatcaaggTTTTCCTGATACCCTGAAACCAAAAACAGTACAACTTTGATGAACTTTTATGATCCACTTcaactactgtgtgtgtgtgtgtgtgtgtgtgtgtgtgtgtgtgtgtgtgtgatgaaacACACATCAACAAAAAGTAAAGTGTTTTTGTCAGGTTTGATGAGATCATTTGTGCCCGTGTATGCGTTTCACAGTCCTGAAGAAAAGTGCCAGTGAGCTGCATAGTTCAGAATCATATCCTCCTTCAACAGGCACAGTGGGCaggatataaaaatacacagtggCATATGGACTAAAGTTACACACAACCAAACATGTTAACGCTATGAACGAAACCTCTGTCCACCGCTTGTGCCCTTTTGTGTTCCCAcagaatataaacacattacatAATATTGTGGCAAATTCAGTTAAAGAAGCCTAAGCTcgtgtatttttctttaaacaaacagATTACTCACGATCAGaccaagaaaaataaatacgataACATTTAAAGCTGAGAATACTGTACTCATGTTGGTAACTGAAAGTATTGCCAGTAAGACCGAATGTTTACTTAACACACAAGTTGTGAGGAGAGGATGTGTAAAACATCTTGAATGACCAGCGCTTCGGTTCTGTGAAAACTTGTGGAGATATCTGCCTTGTTTTGCGTGGGCCGCACACGTGACTTACCGAGCAAGAACACAGATGCTAAGAGACCAGAGGGATTTGCTGTTTACTGCCTTggtaaatcacaaaaaaaaaaaaaaaaagttattttggtCACTCTATCTGTTTGTAGACTGCTGTGTGGAAGAGCCGCTCTTCTCCAGCGGTCTTGTGCACTGTGAGGATCTAGTTGCACTCAGAACTAAAGACCCTTTGTGATTCGTACATTGTCCTAAAACTAAAGACAAGACTTTTCAAAGTATTCTCACCTAGTTGAGGAAATCTGACGATATGCTGATAAAATACCCGAGACAGCCTGACACCTACGAAAAAATGTCACACTAAGACCAAAGTTTACTAACAACACAGACCTTTTGTTCCATACACACctaaagttgtaaataaaacagtgtttaaaaaaaaaaatacttttaatttgtaatttttattcagCGGGTTATTTGCagtttctttgtaattgtttatGGATTTTATGGAGCGAAAACTTGTTCGTAAACCTTTTGATCAGTGTAGCTGTTATGCGAATCTTATATAGTTTTCAATGTCAGTCTAACTACTCCTGGTGAAACTaaattatcatattaaaatgtattaaataattcaaatgcaaCGCCTAAGTATACAGCACTGTCAATCAATAGCGCTCAAACTAAAGAACCattaaaaagcatgtaaaatatgcattaatatcgACCACTTTTAATATGCAACACACTTTTGTTTTACACAAAATTTAACAGCGGAGCCCTGCTCAGTTTCTCTACCGACCAAAGGGGCCTGAAAAAGGTTGAAGCCCCCTGATATATGATACTAAACCTGCAATTAAAATAGTTCTGTATAGTAAAATGCTTGAGCAACACAAAACAATGCAGGAACTGTTCCCAAATTAGACATATTAGGGTATAAGAGCAGGTCGCCGGAATGTGACAgttgtaatttgtttttcctGATGCTGCATGCACATATTCATGATGAAGCAAAACAGACCTCTTGAGCTCAGGACACACACTGTTTATGTGCTGAACATGCCAAAACAGTGATGAGAGTTGATAAAATATTGCAGGCAAACagtaacacaaaaaaagtgacTTAACACGGCAGACCTGCTATGTTTATTCAATCCCATGCCATGCTTTGTGACCATCATGGCCACAAAACATGTAGGGAATAAGGTGGGGGTCGTTCAGTGCACTGAGGAATTTTTTGTTGCACCGAAGCCACGAAAAGAGCAGCTGAACTAAACGACTTCTGCAGATTATTAATTCgcataattaatattagtatcaTCGTTATGCCTAacaaaggagagagagagagagagagagagagagagagagtctgggCAGAGTTAGAATGGATAGAGGAGTTGGGCATCTCGGTAAATAAACTCCAGGGCGTTATAAAGTCTGCTTTCTGCTAGTTTTTACCTGCTTTGGTGTCTTTGCAGCGCGGTGCTATTCGGTTCTGGAGCTGAAACGGGACGGTGGCTCGGAGGGGCTGCAGTCCTTGGTTACCCACCCGGGCCACTCCACTCCGACACGACATTCCCACAGTCGCTTTCCGATTTCAAAAGTCTTTCAAATGTTCACCAATCTCGCAAACTCCGGCGTTTACCTAGAGCTGAAACTCCAGCAAAGGTTCTCGTCCAACTCAGCCGTCAAAAAGTAAAGCctgtatgcaaatattttgatttagcaCACTCGCTAGCTAGTCAGCTACTTTCTTTTGTAGTGATAGTGAAGTTTTTCCTAAGTAATTAGCTTGCTTTAACGAAACggtttctttttctgtgtgaaAAAAGCATACAAACTTTTATGCACCGTCCTGAACGGTTTATTCCACTTGGCCTAGTAAACTTATAGTTGAGGAGCAGCACTACATTGTATGGGCTTCTGCCAATTCTTCAGTGCACAATCTGACAACAGCCAACCTACACACTCGTGTCGGATTCAGAGCGCTGCACAGCGTCTAAACACATGTTTCtactctgattggctgctgaaaACTACTACTTACTTCTCATTGGTCGATGGCAGCATCGATCTATTAGGGGTGGGTCTCAACGGCGACTGTCCCCGCCCACTTCATTAAAATTCACACTTTCCACCAGAGTCCTACCATCAGCGGCACAATGCGTGATAGGTTAATAGGTCTCCAAACTGAAATAACATGGGGTTGTTGAGGCAAAACTGCGGTAAAACATTACCATTTAACATAGGTTAAGTCAAAAAAGCACGTTTTAACCAATAGGCTTTTTAATTGGATGTTTAAGGTGCCGAGCATTGTTAAAGTGATTGTAAATATGATAGCAAATATGTCGTCGACCAATAtagattttttcccctcagtgGCTGATGGATAGATTTAGGACTTACCCATATGCTGTCTGtgaaacacatttaaacactcttttttaatagttttatatgTGTTCCCCGTTGTCTTAGGTATTGCTTTAGCAAAACTTTGAAACATGTATGGCCCTTGTGCATATATCTTGTGCATATATTCAGACAAACAGGTGGATGCTATTTCTGACCAAGCCTACTTCTGTGCAACCAAAATTACGAAATAGCCGTTAGGTGATACATAGTACTGTGCTGCATTCCTtcaatgtatgtgtatatgtagcCTACCCATGCAAGTTGAGACATATGCTCAAGAAGGGCAGGTGTTGACCACACATTTCCTTTTTGCAAcctgttttatttgcataatattctGATAATATTTGCTAATTTGATCAGAATTTATTACTGATGTTTATTATGAGTAAAACAGAGTATGTAAAACACTGCTTGTTTGGTATTTGTGTTATCATATGCTTATATTGCTTCATTGGTTTCTTCACATCAGATAATTCATTACTCTCCTTCGGTAGAAAAGACATTCTAAGTTGATCTATCATGTGAATTTTCTGTCTGATCATTTCCTGCAAAGCAAAGCCATTGCAGGCAATATCCACTAGATGTCGAGTTCTCCCAGGAAGTGCTGCTATTGTTATGCCTTTGCCCAAAGCATCTGGGAAAAGAATGCGAGATATATGTGCTTTGAAATATTCACACAAAGAAGTCCGAGTTGACATAACAAAAGAATcgtttattacaatttcaaactGCAGAGCACTGCCATCGCATGACAAAATATACAGTTATGTAACTGAAGAAACACATGAAATGAAGCGACACCAATGAGAACAATGCGATAAAAGATTTGAATTTAGCCAACAACACTTGCAGTTACTTCCAGTCActtcatataaatgttaaagGAGCAAGTACATCAAGTCAGCACAGGCAATAACTTCCTGAATAAAGCGCATTTCACATGCAGATACAGGCAACAGCTTTTGTCCACTTCCTTCACTGATCTCTTACTTTCATTCCCTCATATATTTCGCTAATAAGCACGTGTATAAGGTACTACACCTAAATCAGAGGTTTGGATATGGGTATCATGACCAGATGTGCCACTCTGAATGTTCATGTTCACTTTAGGTGAGTAGTGTATACTGAATAACTGCCAAGTCTTGGGTTTTGTGTATCGCTTTGATCTGCTTGTGCCTCTGGATGCTGGAAATTCAAGGACTAATGGGTTCAGAGCTAAGAGAGATAAGCTGCTGTGCCTTTGGGCTCTAATATCAGGCTCAGGGAATGACACTCAAACATGCTGATGAATACTGAAGAGTGGAAGACAAGAGTCAATAACAAAGATAGGAAAATAAGAGAGTGCTGCAGGGCTTGTCATTCGTGGATGTTTAAAATCTCACACTTCACAAAAACCAAATTCAGATAAAACACCTTGTATATTTAATACGTTGTTTCGGCTCGTTGGGATCTTTGAAGGATGGTGGTAGGACAGTTGTGATGTTTCTTGGAGGAAAGCTTAGCTCAGGCTGACAGTGTCTTTGGCGCCCCCTAGCAGGGAGACAGGGCAGGACTTGGCTCTGTGCTGATGTTGACTAAATACTCGCTGGACTTGAGACTTGCCAGTGACTTACAGCTGGGTAGAGAAGCCAAAGAACCACATAGACCGAGCATAGAGGGAGTGTTGTCTTTAgctgaagagaagagaagagaagagaagagaagagaagagaagagaagagaagagaagagaagagaagagaagagaagagaagagaagagaagagaagagaagagaagagacattaattaataatcagtATTCAGACACGATTGTGttaatctgtgtgtttttacctGCTGACCAGGCTGTGTCTCCATTCTGATTGCCGTCTTCCTTCTGAGAGTCGGAGTTCAAACTCACATCGACTGAGAGGTCCAAGCTGTGAAAACTTCTCCTAAACCCAAACACATAATTTCTTGAGCAGACTGAGTGGTGCTTTCCTGCGGGTCTTCGAATTTAGAGTCAGTGCTTACCGACGGAACAGCTTTACATTTCCTTGTTTGTTGGTTGCGGCTTGTGCAGTTGTCCATTGGTTGATGAGTGGAATAGACAGTCCTTTTACCAAATGAGAGGACTCGCAGGGAATGATGCCAGTGCTGCAGGATACCAGAATAAAACAATTAGAGgcatttttagtaaaacaaaattaagtaTGGTTAAAAAGTTGACAGGGtatttttgagaaataaataaatgttttgtataaatgtatgtagtATACTTAGaatgcaataaatgtatttcaaatacattttaatacattattttttcacTGAAACACAAACGTAGAGGACGTAATAGTGTGTGCATACAGTTGTGCCTGTAGCTCCAGTATAATGGCCTCCAGTTCTTTCTTCTCCTGTTGACTTTGGACCTGTAGTTCCTCAAGTTTAGCATCAAGCCGCTTGTTCTCGGTTTCTACATTTTTCAGCTGAGATTCCCTCAAGCGCACCAATTCCTCTAAATAACCCTGAAATTACAGGGGTTTATTTAGTATTTGAATGCACTATTTCTGCTTTAACCAGCTGTGTTTCAGAACACAGTAGCTGGTTTCTGTCCAAATTAGTCATTAGTTACTAGAGCATTTTGGACAAGCAAGAAACCAGCTACCAAGTTAAGATGGATTTTTCTTTAGTGAACAGGTTcaaccaaaacaacaaaactccTAATACCTTTTGGGCATAGACAATCTTGAATCTTTGCTCCATCTTTCGGCATTTGTTGCTCCAGGTCTCTTCGTCTGTGACCAAAGGGATGTAAGGATGCTCAGCTACGCTCTCATCACTGGCACTGCTGTCCACACTGCGGCGGTCTTCTTCATCACTCAGGTAGTCATAGCTGCAAAGGCAGTAATGATATTTATAATGCTACTATAAGGTTTAGGATTTGTGTTTAGTCAGCAAATGAAAACCTACCTCTGGGTGAACTTTAGGTAAGGTGTGTAGTCGATCACTGCAGGTGTCTTCCCATCCAGAACTTCTCCTTTTAGACAGAAACTAAtggaggcaaaaaaaaaaaaaacacacacacaaaccgtCAGTATCATATTACACTATTCTAATTAGTGCAAATAGTGTAAAAGAAATGACACATTCCTGACGGAAACACAGTTTTGAGTTTTcatgaaggttttttttatttttatttttttacctgaaGTCAATGGCGCTGAGTCCAATTAGCATCCCAGTCAGAACGGTAGCCTCTTCCCTAAGCATAATGGCACCATCATCATAAAATCTCCTGCGGCacaaatatagatttaaacATCTATTTAATTACAAAGACAGCTGTCAAACTCATTGGAAAGAGAGCAGTTATAACCTGGTTGTCCGAGTGTCTCTTAATGCAGTGGCTACATATTCAGACAAACGCTTCTCCATCAAAGCTACACGAATCCATGCTCGTCCCTTCAAGGCAGTGAGAGAGTAAACAGTTATAAATGAAGTGAAGTAGTATGGAATAAATCAACACACCAGCATCCCGTGATGGGGAGcagcatccaaaacaaaacacatgctATGCTAATCATGTCAGGAGGGTAAAGATAGAGTGCTTGAAGATGAAAGTATCTTACCTTTGCTCGTGACGTGCTAATGTTCTCAATGCTCTCAATGCTACTGATGCAGTTGTTGTGGACTTTACCGCAGGCCAGACGGATATAGTCCCAGAAACTCCTCTGGCCATCTGAACTGAACCAACCACCCGGACCTGATCATATTAAAATCACCACAGATTATTAGTGAGTACGAACACATACTGGAAATtgacacagtaaaaaaaatctgatttgttAGTAGGACAAAATGGTGGATTCTGCATTCAAGCTCACTGCTAAGGGTCAAAGTTGTTTACATATATACCTTTGAAACGATGACTAAGGATGTGCTCCAAAATTGCCGCAAAGTTGATGAACTCCTCCGATGAGTCATCAATTGGCTCTGCAGTGTACTTTTCCAACAACGTCTTTACAGAGAAcctgagacagaaagagagagtaaTATACAGGCAATATATAGTCAGTTTAGTTATCGAGATATGCTACATATCCGTTTTGGGAACTCCAAATtcatcagaaaaacaaaaagaagaaatacCACACTTCGCTAACAGTATGATTTGCATCTTACAGACACAAGCGTTAGCATCGGTGCAGGCCCTGCTCTACTCTGCCATTCTGACTGATGTAAAGACAGGCGTTTTCGGGAGCGGTGCCACAGCGGACTGCTGAGGTCAATCCCAATTGTCTTGTGTGCTAGACAATGCCCTTTTGATGCCATATTCACGTTACCACTCCTGCCATTACAATTGGAGTCCTTGTGCCCCTGCCAACAGCTCTATGCTACTTGTCGGCGTGGAGACCTTTGTCCTCGCTTGGGTTCCATTCCATCCTCTGCGCCAgttgttgtgtatgtgtgtgtgtgtgtgtgtggtttttttaaaagcaacagtATAGTGAGCGAATCTCCCTCGTATCCTAACACACTCACGCTCACTTTCCCCACCCACCCACTTGCTGAATTGGTGGTGTGATCTATTTAGGGCTGTCCCGATATCGTGTACAGTTTTCTCCCAGAACAGTCAAACCTGCAAGGCGCTGGTATGCAAGGACTCTAGCCCACTCAAAGGGtagagaaaacagagagagaactGAGTCTGAAGACCTGACGACCTACATGCCTTCATGGGGAACACCAGTATTACGGAAGGGAAGACTGCCCTGTCTGTGGGCGGCTCTTCAATAGCCCGGGGCAAGACTTCCATCACCATGGGCAAGTCCTCAATCACCCGTGGGGTCACCACTACCTCTATGGGCGACTCTACCATAACCAGAGGCAAGACCACCATCTCCCTGGGCAGAGCCAGCTTCAGCCGAGGCAAAACTACAACCTCTTTCCGCAAGGCCCTCATGCCCAAGCGCCGGACCAAGTAGATGGAAAGGGGATCCACAAACGCTGAAACAAAGGCCAAGACTTCAAAAGCAAGAAAGAGCACTGGGAAGGACGACACAACTGAGATACAGCAAGAGGACGACTCAAAAGCCTCAAAAGCCAAGGCTTTTCTTTTACTGAGAAAGACCAGCTTTACAAAAGGGAAAATCAAACTCATGAAAAGCAAGAAGGCCATCTCATGGGGCAAGACGGTTCTTTCGAGGAGCAAGACCAAACTGAGGAAGGGAGAGACTGCGTTTGTGGTGGGTACAACTACAATCACTCACGGAGAGACTACTAGTTCTTTGAGCAAGGCCACTTTAAGTCAAGGGGAGAAGTCTGTCACTGTAGTTAAGACTTCCCTCAAAAGAGGCAAAGAGACGCAATGGAATCTCTATTGGGATTTTCATCTGTGACTTAAAGACAAATGTAACTGaaaacagtatatgtacagtatacatgtatgtgtatccACGTTGTAGAAAGATTAACTTTGTAGTAGTAGAGCGTTTAAGCAGGTTGGATGTCTTGTAAGATGCAAGTGTTTGCCAGCTTGCTCTAGAATTGCACACAAATGCATTCTAGATGCAAAATGAAGTGTAAGTGTGTCTAAAATTGGCTTGGAACTAAGCATGACGTCTTTGTCGCTGAAAGAGAATACAGATGATTTTAAGATAAAGATTTGTCTGAGAACATGTTCAGAGATCAGTCACCAATCTGGTTTTCATGAGgagaaaatgcatgcatgtgtgagGGTGTGCACTGCCACAACTATAATGGCTGTTATTATTGTTCACATGCAGAAGAGAGATTAAGTTGGATAATGATCCAGTACCCAGATCTGAGATTCTGTTTTGCAAGTGGAATTGTATCATTTGAGTGGACTAATCAAATCATTGTAAAAAAGTTTAAACTTTAACCATAGCCTTACTATTAATATGTGCATTGTTCATTCTTTAACAACTTCATCTTCATAACAATGGACTAAATCCAAATTGCCAATAAATAGACCTTTGAAATGGTTAAAACTTTGTGtctatctttaaaatatttcagtgggttTTTTACTAAACCTCAAGCTGGGCACACACTGCTTGTCAAATATACAATGTGATCCAAATCAGATCTTAGGTAAAAGCCACAACATActgtaatgtttcttttatgaaGAATTCAAACGGTGGAATCATAGCCAAGACTTTGGTCCCAGTTGTCTTATGGATATCTAGGAGAAGTTGTCAGACTTTGTCagcttatatttattaacaagAAGCCAAAATCTTCCAGTGTGAAACTGGCTTACCTGGCAGCTTGCACAGTAAGCAAGCATCTGGATATAtagaactttttcttttttaatttttaaaactggACAGAACACCACTGAACAAAAAACTTCAACGGTACCTTATTTGATTACATATTTTGGGGGTCTGGCATAACATAAAGCCATGAAAGCAGACCACACCCTTGAGTCCCAGCAAGCCGTGTTGGGCAGTCAACACGGAACCTTTCTCATAAGCCATGTACAGTATAACATTCGATAACGGTTATAGGGAGGCACAATGCCACGGAACTGAGTGATGTCACCACCAATTGTGTCGCTCAACAATGTGTTCTTCAGTGCCTTGCTTTAGCAACGGGACAATGCAGTCTACTGTCCGCTCTGCCCCCAGATAGAGCTAAGGCCTCCTACGGCAGCCTCTGTCCATTCACGGCACACAGGGGAGGTATGTGGCCTTGCGGAGCCCACGTTAAACTGCTCAACAAGGGCTTTATGCTGCATGGGGGTTGCTCTCACCACGCTTAGCATTCTGGTCCCATCCCGACACTAGCTGTTTGGACTGTCACACCCAGCCAGACACCGTCTGTGTGCATTGGGATGCGTTGCTGCCAGGGCACGCGATGAGCCATCATCACCTCATCATCATCCTGTAGAATCAGGAGAGCAGAAACTTCCCAAGGGAGAGTTGAGAAAATTTAACCCTGAACGGGCTCCAGGTCAAGCCACCTAGGCTGGCTGCTGGAGGAGACCTCCTGGAGCTTCTCCGGCACCACCACCTTCGGTTCCACCATGGGTAACACCAGTATCACAGAGGGCAAGACGGCCCTCAACCTGGGAAGCACATCGATCAAGAGAGACAAGACCAAGATCATGATGGGAAACTCTTCTATCTCCCGCGGGAAGAGCACAACATCCCTGGGTTCTTCCACCATCACCAGTGGCAAGACAAAGATCTCCATGGGTGCTGCTTCATTCAGCCGAGGAACCAAGACTACGTCCTTCCGAAAGGCTTTTATGCCCAAGAGGAAGACTCTTTAACGGGGAGTAAGGCCAAATTTTGGGGGAGGGAGCAGGGTGCTGGGAGTGGGATGGGGGGACAGATTCACCAAGCTgggaacaaataaaacatagcAGCATATATCACCAACAGCTGAggaaacatcatcatcatcagagcATACCTTCTGTGGAGATAAgtcatgaatatttttttgccattcaaaacaaaaactttaccTGGACCaagtctcttttttgtttaccTAAGATTTCTCTGGAATACATCCTGGATACAGGTTAGTACTTAATGAATCCAATTCCAAAGGATGATGGGTATGCCACAGActtttatttgtagcaataataaaattacttacGTATAACATAATTCAGATGGtgctaattaattcattatgttACATCGATATTCCAAGGTTCTACAAGGATCACTGAATTTGCAAGCTTGGATTTTAGTTTAGTCACCTGTAGGTGTTTGATTGTGGCTGTTTCATTGCTTCATCGTTTGACCAGAGCAAACTGTAATTGCAACCCAGTTACATTTGGATTTAACAGCACTTTAAACAGCAAGCATTCTTCA carries:
- the rundc3aa gene encoding RUN domain-containing protein 3A produces the protein MSERRLAKVKGFRGCRLVPASPRSPGVLGRSGPAAEGGRGLSRAGKPEARCSLRRMKSGCFQTAMAMGLTSKKSSSRSVGVERKNLITVCRFSVKTLLEKYTAEPIDDSSEEFINFAAILEHILSHRFKGPGGWFSSDGQRSFWDYIRLACGKVHNNCISSIESIENISTSRAKGRAWIRVALMEKRLSEYVATALRDTRTTRRFYDDGAIMLREEATVLTGMLIGLSAIDFSFCLKGEVLDGKTPAVIDYTPYLKFTQSYDYLSDEEDRRSVDSSASDESVAEHPYIPLVTDEETWSNKCRKMEQRFKIVYAQKGYLEELVRLRESQLKNVETENKRLDAKLEELQVQSQQEKKELEAIILELQAQLTGIIPCESSHLVKGLSIPLINQWTTAQAATNKQGNVKLFRRRSFHSLDLSVDVSLNSDSQKEDGNQNGDTAWSAAKDNTPSMLGLCGSLASLPSCKSLASLKSSEYLVNISTEPSPALSPC
- the zwi gene encoding zwilling, with protein sequence MGNTSITEGKTALSVGGSSIARGKTSITMGKSSITRGVTTTSMGDSTITRGKTTISLGRASFSRGKTTTSFRKALMPKRRTK